The Hippoglossus stenolepis isolate QCI-W04-F060 chromosome 11, HSTE1.2, whole genome shotgun sequence genome includes a window with the following:
- the map6d1 gene encoding MAP6 domain-containing protein 1, with product MAWPCISRVCCLARFWNQFDKSDLSVPLTIQNYSDIGEQEVRSVTKQLSFSERAPGNNYSTPDARKDAGSPHEPLDGPGTRGSFRARREPGYKPREDYHPPEVPFTTVTQYKQDFKPWPIPRKENFPWISNGGSRADSVSDSPGNSHLSQAQAGEERGKGQRWGEQQVAEESKTSSYRQEYRPWTGAKPAKSARKNPPAQYSSLGTEATDVPRETSYQAAFNGDFQRSMGWRSAAPNTQPAAVPQPTPAVPQAGSSPSASSLQQSVAPERAELSGITKGEEHLVRTKLSPNPSAIFQSGSRVFNI from the exons ATGGCTTGGCCGTGCATCAGCAGAGTGTGCTGCCTGGCTCGCTTCTGGAACCAGTTCGACAAATCGGACCTGTCCGTGCCGCTCACCATCCAGAACTACTCGGACATCGGTGAGCAGGAGGTGCGCTCCGTCACCAAGCAGCTCTCCTTCTCGGAGCGCGCACCCGGGAATAACTACTCGACCCCGGACGCGCGTAAGGACGCTGGCTCCCCCCACGAGCCCCTGGATGGCCCGGGGACCCGAGGATCGTTCAGGGCGAGGAGGGAGCCCGGCTACAAGCCCCGGGAGGACTACCACCCGCCCGAAGTGCCTTTCACCACCGTTACGCAATACAAGCAGGATTTCAAACCCTGGCCCATCCCCAGGAAAGAGAACTTCCCGTGGATTAGTAACGGGGGCAGCAGGGCGGACAGTGTGTCGGACAGCCCGGGGAACAGTCACCTCAGCCAGGCACAGGCTGGGGAGGAGCGGGGCAAGGGGCAGAGATGGGGGGAGCAGCAGGTGGCGGAGGAGAGTAAAACCAGCTCCTACAG gcAAGAGTACAGGCCGTGGACAGGGGCGAAACCAGCCAAAAGTGCAAGAAAAAATCCTCCAGCTCAATACTCCAGCCTGGGGACAGAGGCCACCGACGTCCCGCGGGAGACCAGCTACCAGGCTGCCTTCAACGGGGACTTCCAGAGGTCCATGGGGTGGAGGTCTGCTGCCCCGaacacacaacctgctgctgtccCCCAGCCCACCCCCGCTGTCCCGCAGGCCGGCAGCTCACCCAGCGCCTCCAGCCTCCAGCAGAGCGTCGCACCTGAGAGGGCAGAGCTCAGCGGAATCACCAAAGGAGAG GAGCATCTGGTGAGGACCAAGCTCTCCCCGAACCCGTCCGCCATCTTCCAGAGCGGATCGAGGGTCTTCAACATCTGA